The DNA region ATTTCGGTCGGCCCAGGCCTCGCTGAAGGCGACGGAATCGGGGTGCTCCCGCATCCACTGGTCGTGAGCTTCGCATCTGCGGCGCATGTCCTCAACATCGAGCACGCCCTCGATCCAGGAATTCATCGACGTATGGTCAGCATCTGCGTACCGCTTCACCGCCTCGTAGGCACCGTCGGATAAGCGCAACGTAACAGTCTTAGCCATCACTCGATGATAGCATTTGTTGATAGCACATCGTGACCTTGGCTGGCCTCATATCTAAAGAAACGAGACACCCTCCGAGGCACCACTCCCCCACCGCGTAATGCCAGGTCGCGGTGTCTCATTTCTTGTCTCACACCGCGTGTCTCAGATCCTCAATGCCAGAAGGCAATGAGACGGTAGTGATGTGACGAAGATTCTCGGGTACGCCCGCGTGAGCACCGTGGGCCAAGACCTCGATGCGCAGCTCGTCGCGCTCGCAGGGGCCGGTGTCGGACCGGATCAAGTCTTCACTGACAAACTCTCGGGAGCGGTGAGCACCGACCGGCCTGGGTTGACGGCAATGCTGCACTACGCCCGTGAAGGTGACACCGTCGTTGTCACTGCGATCGATCGTCTGGGCCGCTCCGTCGCCGAAGTGACACGCACTATCGCTGAACTCGGTGAGCGTCGAATCTTGTTGCGCGCCTTGCGTGAAGGCGTGGATACGGGCACTCCGACCGGCCGTGCCGTCGCCGCCATAATGGCAACCCTCGCGGAGCTCGAGCTCGAGCTCGGAAAAGAGCGCCGTGCCGCCTCACGCGAGTCCCGCCGAGCTCGCAGCTTGCCGGCCACCAAACCCCACAGGCTCAGCGCCGACCGCCAAGAGCAACTGCGTCGTCTCGCTGCGACCGGTGAACCGGTCACCGAGCTCGCCGCGGCGTTCGGGATCGGCAGGGCGACTGCGTACCGATATCTCGCACGCGGAGATATCGGTACTTAGCGTCGGTAGTGGGCAATACGCCCGATCCGGTGTATATTCGTGAGTGCAGACCCCCCCACACCTGTGGATAAGGGGGTCTAGCTGTTTCTGGGGGCAAGTTCCTTCGGCTGCCTGTTCGGATCCCGCTCAGCCAGGTATTTCTCGTACCAGTCCCAGGCAAACTCATTCCGCGGGTGGCGGTCGGCGGCCGCATACGCGCTCCAAGCGACCAAGTCGGCCATCTGCACAAGTTGCGACGATTTCGAATCGAGATGGATCGCGTCTTCGATGATGCGCCGTTCATCCAGCTTCAACTGACGGTGCGTGGTCCGGTAACTGCTATCGCTGCCGTCCCCGTCCATCACCACGACACCGAGCGAGTCGGTGGCGGCCAGCTCTTTTTCAAAGCGCATGATCAAATCTCGGTAAAGCTCCCGTTTGGTCGCGGCAAGGCGCGCGGGGTCCCCCTGGCGGTAGACCGACCCCACGACCAGCCCCTCGGCACAGCGCAGTGTGTCCAGGCATTCCACCGCGACCTCGCGGCCGAAGTCTTTCCAGAACTCGATCCCGTTGTGCACGTGCCGGTCAGGGACATTTTTGGAAATCCGGCCGCGGCCGTTCACGTAGTCCGTTGTGTGCAGCTCCTGTTGGATGGCCACCCGGTACTCACGCCACAGCATCTTTCGGCAATCGAGCCAGCACCGGAGCACAGAACCCCAGCGGTCCGGGCTGAACTCAACCCAGCCGTACACGACCATCCCAGACTGGGGGTGTCCAGAGTCGTCTATGTAGATCATCCGATTGAGGTGCCGTGGCATGCCTCAGGATGCTTCCCGATAACCGCAGACCCGACCTATCCGACACGCAGGGACAACGCAATCTAGCTAGCTAGGCGTGCTAGCATAGCTATCTGAGCTATGCTAGCACAGCTAGCCAGCATCGCCAGCCTAACTACGGAGGAAGCGCATCGTGCAACCAAAACGGCACGCCTTGGCCAACCAGAAAGGTGGCGTCGGCAAGACTGCGACGACACTCGGGCTGGCCAGCGCCATCAGTCACCGCGGAGGGCGTGCCCTCATCGTCGACGTGGACCCCCAGGCCAACGCCACCGAAGGCCTCGGTGTGTACACAGAAGATGGGCAACTCACCACCGCTGACCTCATGGATCGCACCGAAGCCGGCTCAGCCATCGATGCCGTCGTGGCCACTGACTGGGACGGCGTCGACCTCATCCCGTCCCACTTGGATCTGTCCAACGCCGAATCCAGCGGCGCTTCCGATCTCGTGTTCCGCCTGGATGTCGCTTTCGAAGGCCTGGACCTCTCGCCGTATGACGCCGTGCTGTTCGACTGCCCACCCAGCCTGGGCAAGCTGCTGTTCGCCGTTCTGCTCACTGTGGACACCGTGTACGCCATCACCGAACCAACGAAAGACTCCGTCAAAGGCGTGACGCGGCTGGAAACCACCGTCCAGAAGGTCAAGTTGCGCCCCAACCCGCGTCTGGAGCTGGCCAAGATCATTATTTCCCGCCGCCAGAACAAAGGCGAACACATCGACCGTGAACGCGAGCTGCGCGAAGCCTACGGCGACCTCGTGGCCCGCACCGTCATACCCGACCTCGGAGCCCGCCAAGACGCCCACAGCGCCGAAGTGCCCATGCACAAATTCAAAGGCGGCCGCGCACTCAGCCTGCAAGTCGCCTACGACGACTTGGCCGACGAACTCGGCATCACCATCGGAGCGCCCGCATGAGCACCACACGCAAACCAGCCATCACCCGCACCACCAGCCACCCAGCCGACACCATCCCCGACCGACCCGCAGTCCCCATCACCGCCGCCCCGCCTGACTCGTCTCAACTCGCATCGTCACCGCAGGCCGGAGGAGCGGCCGAGCGACTGACCGAGCAGCACAACGTCAGAATCCGGCCCTCCACTAAAAACCGCCTCGGAAAAGCCGTCGACAAGCTCCGTTACGAAACCGGCGACCGCACCATCAGCATCGCCTCCATCACCGACCAAGCCCTCGACGCCTACCTCACTCAACACGGCTGCTAGCTAGCTGTGCTATCACAGCTATCACAGCTATCAAAACGCTCTCATCTGGGCAAACAGGCCACAAAGGAGCCCAACATGTCAGACACCCGTCGTACCGTAAGAGTCATGGAAGCGAACACCCCGCCGCAGCCGGGTACCGCCGAGCACTGGGCGGCCTGGCTCGAACGGTACGGCGACGACTACGCCACTCACGACGAACGCCGCGCCGCCTATCAAGACTTCCAATCCAACCTGGCCACCATGCAAGCTGTCTTCTCGCAACCCGGCCAGCTGCACGCCGCCGGATACCTCGCCGCACACGATCGCGTCGCCGAGGGACTGTGGAAATAACGGTGTTTCCGGCACTGACACGCTGAGCGATGCTCGGCGAGAAAGGTGCCGTGATGACGACACTGGAAGATGTGGCGAAGAAGAAGGCGGCCGAGCAGTCCGCAGAGCACGAAGCCGGCGTCACCTCGGTCCGCCAGGGCCAGCCGATCCGCGAATACGTCTGGGACGCCCAGGGCGACGACCAGGTCCGCGAAATCACCGGCCACGTCTACTTCGTCGACGTCAACTAACCCCCCCACCAAAAGGGGCACCTCCTCTGGGAGGTGCCCCTTTCGTCATCCCGAACGCCGAAGTCGGATCAATGGAATCGTGCGCGCGGCGGCCCGCGCCTCGTAATCCCCATACCC from Mycobacterium sp. DL includes:
- a CDS encoding recombinase family protein — translated: MTKILGYARVSTVGQDLDAQLVALAGAGVGPDQVFTDKLSGAVSTDRPGLTAMLHYAREGDTVVVTAIDRLGRSVAEVTRTIAELGERRILLRALREGVDTGTPTGRAVAAIMATLAELELELGKERRAASRESRRARSLPATKPHRLSADRQEQLRRLAATGEPVTELAAAFGIGRATAYRYLARGDIGT
- a CDS encoding DUF3800 domain-containing protein, yielding MPRHLNRMIYIDDSGHPQSGMVVYGWVEFSPDRWGSVLRCWLDCRKMLWREYRVAIQQELHTTDYVNGRGRISKNVPDRHVHNGIEFWKDFGREVAVECLDTLRCAEGLVVGSVYRQGDPARLAATKRELYRDLIMRFEKELAATDSLGVVVMDGDGSDSSYRTTHRQLKLDERRIIEDAIHLDSKSSQLVQMADLVAWSAYAAADRHPRNEFAWDWYEKYLAERDPNRQPKELAPRNS
- a CDS encoding AAA family ATPase produces the protein MQPKRHALANQKGGVGKTATTLGLASAISHRGGRALIVDVDPQANATEGLGVYTEDGQLTTADLMDRTEAGSAIDAVVATDWDGVDLIPSHLDLSNAESSGASDLVFRLDVAFEGLDLSPYDAVLFDCPPSLGKLLFAVLLTVDTVYAITEPTKDSVKGVTRLETTVQKVKLRPNPRLELAKIIISRRQNKGEHIDRERELREAYGDLVARTVIPDLGARQDAHSAEVPMHKFKGGRALSLQVAYDDLADELGITIGAPA